Proteins encoded together in one Benincasa hispida cultivar B227 chromosome 1, ASM972705v1, whole genome shotgun sequence window:
- the LOC120080660 gene encoding cyclic nucleotide-gated ion channel 1-like has product MPKFMGSQIPKFVRFGHPTADFHDNYGCYQVRSRLSPGSILESIERRFSSVSDSFRRILTRLGFKHSGDQSVKKPKFWKKILDPHKPFLQQWNKIFVLSSVIAVAVDPLFFYVPVFDGKHQCLTMDRQLMIVACVLRSFIDLFYLLHMIFEFRTGFLPPSLPVFGSGELIKDPAKIAKKYLFSNFLIDFLSILPLPQLLVLAIIPAAKGPIPLKMKDATKMAVILQYIPRLLRIYPLYREVTRTSGILTETAWSGAAFNLLIYMQASHVVGAIWYLLSIERQAKCWIHACKEDDTNCTGNFLYCGNPKSHMYPSINKTCSPKESKDGKNGFEFGMYVEALKFNLTDTMSFRRKFCYSFWWALRNVGSSGQNLEVSHYMGEVFFAVFIAILGLVLFAFLISNIQKYLQSATVKVEQMRISRRDAEHWMAHRMLPDELRHRIRRYDQYKWQLNRGVKEEELISNLPKDLRRDIKRHLCLAHLKKVPLFSSMDKQLLDAMCEYLKPVLFTEKSFILQEGDPIDMMLFIMKGKLATIIGCDWKNDLYSATLNAGDFCGEELVHWAMDPTSTTSLPISKRIVKTLTEVEAFSLKANELKSVTNQFHFQRLHSKQFQLSVRFYSHQWKVWAAYKIQEAWHDFRERKLTGVGNGRFQDALAKTVGPSVSFSATLYASIFISHLLQTVQRDQYQQTPHFTRVMTLPAPPKPDDEQDKPNFTILDL; this is encoded by the exons ATGCCCAAGTTTATGGGTTCTCAGATACCAAAATTTGTAAG gTTTGGACATCCAACTGCTGATTTTCATGACAATTATGGATGTTACCAAGTCAGAAGCAGACTGTCTCCAGGGTCAATATTGGAAAGCATAGAGAGAAGATTTTCAAGTGTTTCTGATAGCTTTAGAAGAATACTTACACGCTTAGGCTTCAAGCATTCAGGTGACCAGTCAGTAAAGAAACCaaaattttggaagaaaattcTTGATCCACATAAGCCATTTCTTCAGCAATGGAACAAGATATTTGTGCTCTCTTCTGTCATAGCAGTAGCTGTGGATCCTCTCTTCTTTTACGTCCCAGTGTTCGATGGAAAGCATCAATGCCTAACCATGGATCGTCAACTTATGATCGTTGCTTGTGTTCTCCGTTCATTCATTGACTTATTTTATCTACTCCACATGATCTTTGAATTTCGAACCGGTTTTCTTCCCCCTTCTTTACCGGTTTTTGGAAGTGGTGAATTAATCAAAGATCCAGCAAAAATAGCAAAGAAATATCTCTTCTCAAACTTCTTGATCGATTTCTTATCCATTCTCCCATTGCCTCAG CTTTTGGTATTAGCAATCATACCTGCAGCAAAAGGCCCGATTCCCTTGAAAATGAAGGATGCCACGAAAATGGCAGTTATTTTGCAATATATTCCAAGACTTCTCCGAATATATCCACTATACAGAGAAGTAACCAGAACATCTGGCATACTGACAGAAACAGCCTGGAGTGGAGCTGCTTTCAATCTCCTCATTTATATGCAAGCTAGTCAT GTAGTTGGTGCCATTTGGTATTTGTTATCAATAGAACGACAAGCCAAATGCTGGATCCATGCATGCAAGGAAGATGACACTAACTGTACTGGGAACTTTTTGTACTGTGGAAATCCAAAAAGTCATATGTACCCATCTATAAATAAGACTTGCTCTCCTAAAGAATCTAAGGATGGAAAAAACGGCTTCGAGTTTGGGATGTATGTTGAAGCCCTTAAGTTTAACTTAACTGATACGATGAGTTTTCGCCGCAAATTCTGCTATTCCTTCTGGTGGGCTCTGCGAAATGTCGG CTCTAGTGGACAAAACCTTGAAGTAAGCCATTACATGGGAGAGGTTTTTTTTGCTGTCTTCATTGCCATCCTTGGTTTGGTTTTATTCGCGTTTCTCATTAGCAACATTCAG AAATATCTACAGTCTGCAACTGTTAAAGTGGAGCAGATGAGAATTAGCCGAAGAGATGCTGAGCATTGGATGGCACACCGTATGCTCCCAGACGAGTTGAGGCATCGTATTCGACGATATGATCAGTACAAATGGCAGCTAAATAGGGGAGTTAAGGAAGAGGAACTCATCAGTAACCTTCCTAAAGACCTCAGGAGAGACATCAAACGCCACCTTTGCTTGGCCCATCTTAAGaaa GTGCCACTTTTTAGTAGCATGGATAAACAACTGTTAGACGCAATGTGCGAATATCTCAAGCCTGTGTTATTCACAGAGAAGAGCTTCATTCTGCAAGAGGGTGACCCAATTGATATGATGCTATTTATCATGAAAGGAAAGCTGGCTACCATTATTGGTTGTGATTGGAAAAACGACCTGTACTCGGCCACTCTTAATGCTGGCGACTTCTGTGGTGAAGAGCTAGTTCATTGGGCAATGGATCCCACCTCCACCACTTCTCTTCCCATTTCAAAAAGAATAGTTAAAACTCTAACTGAGGTTGAAGCCTTTTCTCTAAAGGCTAATGAGCTGAAATCTGTAACTAATCAGTTCCACTTCCAGCGCCTTCATAGCAAGCAATTCCAACTCTCAGTGAG ATTCTACTCTCATCAATGGAAAGTTTGGGCAGCCTACAAAATACAAGAAGCTTGGCACGATTTCCGCGAAAGAAAGCTGACGGGAGTTGGAAATGGCAGGTTTCAAGATGCATTAGCTAAAACAGTTGGCCCCTCGGTGAGCTTTAGCGCCACTCTGTATGCATCCATATTTATATCCCATCTATTGCAAACCGTGCAGCGAGATCAATACCAGCAAACTCCCCATTTCACACGAGTGATGACACTGCCGGCTCCTCCAAAGCCAGACGATGAGCAAGATAAGCCAAACTTCACCATCTTGGATCTTTAA
- the LOC120075265 gene encoding cyclic nucleotide-gated ion channel 1-like gives MSKFMGSQIPKSVRFGHPTSNFHGRYGGYQYRSRLSPGSILESIERRFSSVSDSFRRIITGLGFKHSGDQSVKKPKFWKKILDPNKPFLQQWNKIFVLSSVIAVAVDTLFFFIPVIDEKRYCLTVDRQLMIIACVLRSFIDLFYLLHMIFEFRTGFLPPSLPVFGSGELIKDPVDIAKKYIFSNFLIDILSILPLPQLLVFAIVTATKGPIPLKTKDVVKIAVILQYIPRLLRIYPLYREVTRTSGILTETAWSGAAFNLLIYIQASNVVGAIWYLLSIERQAKCWFEKCMEDCFNNCKEDCFNKCKENNCIHNFLYCGDQRGQVYSSINQFCCPKKFEDGKNFEFGMFGKALEFQLTTTMNFFRKLFYSFWWALQNVSSSGQNLKVSKYMGEVFFAVFIATLGLVLFALLISNIQKYLQSATVKIEQMRINRRDAEHWMAHRMLPEELRQRIRRYDQYKWQLNRGVKEEELISNLPKDLRRDIKHHLCLAHLKKVPFFSSMDKQLLDSMCEYLKPVLFTKKSFILQEGDPIDMMLFIMKGQLATIITCGWKNDPLSATLNAGEFCGEELVQWAMDPTSTSLPISNRTIKTLTEVEAFALTANELKFVTSQFHFQRLNSKQFQLSVRFYSHQWKVWAAYKIQEAWHDHTERKRRGGGDGRFQDALAKTVGPSVSFSATLYASIFISHLLQTVQRDQYQQTPQVTRVMKLPAPLKPDDEQDKPNFTILDL, from the exons ATGTCCAAGTTTATGGGTTCCCAGATACCAAAATCTGTAAG GTTTGGACATCCAACTTCTAATTTTCATGGCAGATATGGAGGTTACCAATATAGAAGCAGACTGTCTCCGGGGTCAATATTGGAAAGCATAGAGAGAAGATTTTCAAGTGTTTCTGATAGCTTTAGAAGAATAATTACAGGCTTAGGCTTCAAGCATTCAGGTGATCAGTCGGTAAAGAAACCaaaattttggaagaaaattcTTGATCCAAATAAGCCATTTCTTCAGCAATGGAACAAGATATTTGTGCTCTCCTCTGTCATAGCAGTAGCCGTGgatactcttttctttttcatcccAGTGATCGATGAAAAACGTTATTGCCTAACCGTGGACCGACAACTTATGATCATTGCTTGTGTTCTTCGTTCATTCATCGACTTATTTTATCTACTTCACATGATCTTTGAATTTCGAACCGGCTTTCTTCCCCCTTCTTTACCGGTTTTTGGAAGTGGTGAATTGATCAAAGATCCAGTAGATATAGCAAAGAAATATATCTTCTCAAACTTCTTGATCGATATCTTATCCATTCTCCCACTGCCTCAG CTTTTGGTATTTGCAATCGTAACTGCAACGAAAGGCCCGATTCCATTGAAGACAAAGGATGTCGTGAAGATTGCAGTTATTTTGCAATATATTCCAAGACTTCTCCGAATTTATCCACTATATAGAGAAGTAACCAGAACTTCTGGCATACTGACAGAAACAGCTTGGAGTGGAGCTGCCTTCAATCTCCTCATTTATATACAAGCTAGTAAT GTAGTTGGTGCCATTTGGTATTTGTTATCAATCGAACGACAAGCAAAATGTTGGTTCGAGAAATGCATGGAAGATTGCTTCAACAATTGCAAGGAAGATTGCTTCAACAAATGCAAGGAAAATAACTGTATCCACAATTTTCTGTACTGTGGAGATCAAAGAGGACAAGTATACTCGTCTATAAATCAGTTCTGCTGTCCTAAGAAGTTCGAAGATGGCAAGAATTTCGAATTTGGGATGTTTGGTAAAGCCCTTGAGTTTCAATTAACAACAACAATGAACTTTTTCCGGAAATTATTCTATTCCTTCTGGTGGGCTCTGCAAAATGTCAG CTCTAGTGGACAAAACCTTAAAGTAAGCAAGTACATGGGGGAGGTTTTTTTTGCTGTCTTCATTGCCACCCTTGGTTTGGTTTTATTTGCGCTTCTCATTAGCAATATTCAG AAATATCTGCAATCTGCAACAGTTAAAATAGAGCAGATGAGAATCAACCGAAGAGACGCTGAGCATTGGATGGCACATCGTATGCTCCCAGAGGAGTTGAGGCAACGTATTCGACGATATGATCAATACAAATGGCAGCTAAATAGGGGAGTTAAGGAAGAGGAACTCATCAGTAACCTTCCTAAAGACCTCAGGAGGGACATCAAACACCACCTTTGCTTGGCCCATCTTAAGAAA GTGCCATTTTTTAGCAGCATGGATAAACAACTGTTGGACTCGATGTGCGAATATCTCAAGCCTGTGTTATTCACAAAGAAGAGCTTCATTCTGCAAGAGGGTGACCCAATTGATATGATGCTATTTATCATGAAAGGACAGCTGGCTACTATTATTACTTGTGGTTGGAAAAATGACCCACTCTCGGCCACTCTCAACGCTGGCGAATTTTGTGGTGAAGAGCTAGTTCAATGGGCAATGGATCCCACCTCCACTTCTCTTCCCATTTCAAACAGAACAATTAAAACTCTAACTGAGGTTGAAGCCTTTGCTCTAACGGCTAATGAGTTGAAATTTGTAACTAGTCAATTCCACTTCCAGCGCCTCAATAGCAAGCAGTTCCAACTCTCAGTGAG GTTCTACTCTCATCAATGGAAAGTTTGGGCAGCCTACAAAATACAAGAAGCTTGGCACGATCACACCGAAAGAAAACGGAGGGGGGGTGGAGATGGTAGGTTTCAAGATGCATTAGCTAAAACAGTTGGCCCCTCGGTGAGCTTTAGCGCCACTCTGTATGCTTCCATATTCATATCCCATCTACTGCAAACTGTGCAGCGAGATCAATACCAGCAAACTCCCCAAGTCACACGAGTGATGAAGCTACCGGCTCCTCTGAAGCCAGACGATGAGCAAGACAAGCCAAACTTCACCATCTTGgatctttaa
- the LOC120080676 gene encoding non-specific lipid-transfer protein Cw18-like: MSGIFNLRSTMGALAFVAVLTCSLMVALSQNEDVESCVPVAQELSPCLGFIKGSDSAFGGEHPSPSCCSGVKKLVGDAKTKKDKVDLCECIKKSLSMIGPYDPSRIPLIPKECGIPVQIPPIDNSTDCSKVEGLQFGSAFLYKLGDIHHH; this comes from the exons ATGTCAGGAATCTTCAATCTCCGGTCGACAATGGGGGCCCTAGCCTTCGTCGCCGTGTTGACATGCTCCCTGATGGTCGCTCTGTCTCAGAATGAGGACGTGGAAAGTTGTGTACCGGTGGCGCAGGAGCTATCACCATGTTTGGGATTCATCAAAGGCAGCGACAGCGCATTTGGTGGTGAACATCCATCGCCGTCGTGCTGCAGTGGCGTTAAAAAGTTGGTGGGCGATGCTAAAACGAAGAAAGATAAGGTTGATCTGTGCGAATGCATCAAGAAGAGTTTGTCGATGATCGGACCTTATGATCCGAGTCGCATCCCTTTGATTCCAAAAGAATGTGGAATTCCCGTCCAAATTCCTCCCATCGACAATTCTACTGACTGCTCAAA GGTTGAGGGGTTGCAATTTGGAAGTGCTTTTTTATATAAGCTTGGGGATATCCATCACCATTGA
- the LOC120080692 gene encoding putative RING-H2 finger protein ATL21A, whose amino-acid sequence MDFSHIFLFFFFLFLFPTSSTAQSCSISNCINNNFDIRFPFRIPYQQPARCGYPGFNLACNKAGVATVNLSASEHFLVRSIDYVTQQIQLYDPDDCLPRRLLQGFNKLNLSNSPFIPLFSQNITFLSCPSQFAMSRFPVIGCLSNSTDSVVATSSMSFAKSMSTSCKIMNTLPVPVSNPDETNQLLTNLNGDLVLTWYSPACGICETEGRLCGYKSNSGQGIACYNKYTSEENNGLRVLRIICVVIVLPTLMCVFGLGCFLCFAKWGYGLMDSRGNQVQHQQQVNPAGSDLEAPTRLSGLDESTIESYQKVILGESRRLPGPNGTTCPICLGEYLTKDTVRCIPECKHCFHVDCIDQWLRVNSSCPLCRNSPNPSPSHLTSIS is encoded by the exons ATGGATTTCTCACAcatctttctcttcttcttcttcctcttcctcttccccACTTCATCCACAGCTCAAAGTTGCTCTATTTCCAACTGTATCAACAACAATTTCGACATCAGATTCCCCTTCCGAATTCCATACCAGCAACCTGCAAGATGTGGCTATCCTGGTTTCAACTTAGCCTGCAACAAAGCGGGTGTGGCGACTGTAAATCTATCTGCTTCTGAACATTTTTTGGTAAGAAGTATCGATTATGTCACTCAACAGATACAGCTCTATGATCCAGATGATTGCCTTCCTAGAAGACTTCTGCAAGGCTTCAACAAACTCAATCTCTCAAACTCCCCATTTATACCACTTTTTAGTCAGAATATTACCTTTTTAAGCTGCCCATCTCAGTTTGCAATGTCGCGTTTTCCTGTCATTGGTTGTCTTAGCAATTCAACCGACTCAGTTGTGGCTACTTCCTCGATGAGTTTTGCCAAGTCAATGTCAACCTCTTGCAAGATCATGAATACTTTACCTGTCCCAGTTTCAAACCCAGATGAGACCAATCAACTTTTAACTAACCTCAATGGTGATCTCGTGCTAACTTGGTATAGCCCTGCTTGCGGTATCTGCGAGACAGAAGGCAGGCTTTGTGGGTACAAAAGCAATAGTGGTCAGGGGATTGCCTGTTACAACAAGTACACATCAG AGGAAAACAATGGTCTCAGAGTATTGCGGATTATCTGTGTGGTGATTGTTCTACCGACTTTGATGTGTGTCTTTGGACTTGGCTGTTTTCTCTGCTTCGCAAAGTGGGGCTATGGCCTTATGGACAGCAGAGGAAACCAAGTTCAGCATCAGCAGCAGGTCAATCCAGCAGGATCTGATTTAGAGGCACCGACCCGTTTGAGTGGTCTAGACGAATCCACCATCGAATCATATCAAAAGGTAATCCTTGGAGAAAGCCGGCGGCTGCCTGGCCCCAATGGCACCACCTGTCCCATATGCCTTGGAGAGTACTTAACCAAAGACACTGTCAGATGCATTCCTGAGTGCAAGCATTGCTTCCATGTTGATTGTATTGACCAATGGCTTCGAGTCAACAGCAGCTGCCCTCTTTGTCGAAACTCTCCCAATCCCTCCCCTTCCCATTTAACTTCAATCTCATGA